A window from Centropristis striata isolate RG_2023a ecotype Rhode Island chromosome 4, C.striata_1.0, whole genome shotgun sequence encodes these proteins:
- the LOC131969650 gene encoding clathrin heavy chain 1-like isoform X2 — MAQILPIRFQEHLQLQNLGINPANIGFSTLTMESDKFICIREKVGEQAQVVIIDMADPNNPIRRPISADSAIMNPASKVIALKAAKTLQIFNIEMKSKMKAHTMTDDVTFWKWISLNTVALVTDNAVYHWSMEGDSQPIKVFDRHSSLAGCQIINYRTDAKQKWLLLIGISAQQNRVVGAMQLYSVDRKVSQPIEGHAAGFAQFKMEGNTEESTLFCFAVRGQAGGKLHIIEVGTPPTGNQPFPKKAVDVFFPPEAQNDFPVAMQISSKQDVVFLITKYGYIHLYDLETGTCIYMNRISGETIFVTAPHEPTAGIIGVNRKGQVLSVCVEEENIIPYITNVLQNADLALRMAVRNNLAGAEELFARKFNTLFAAGNYSEAAKVAANAPKGILRTPDTIRRFQSVPAQPGQTSPLLQYFGILLDQGQLNKFESLELCRPVLQQGRKQLLEKWLKEDKLECSEELGDLVKSVDPTLALSVYLRANVPNKVIQCFAETGQFQKIVLYAKKVGYTPDWIFLLRNVMRISPEQGLQFSQMLVQDEEPLADITQIVDVFMEYNLIQQCTSFLLDALKNNRPMEGPLQTRLLEMNLVHAPQVADAILGNQMFTHYDRAHVAQLCEKAGLLQRALEHYTDLYDIKRAVVHTHLLNPEWLVNFFGSLSVEDSLECLRAMLSANIRQNLQICVQVASKYHEQLTTQSLTELFESFKSFEGLFYFLGSIVNFSQDPEVHFKYIQAACKTGQIKEVERICRESNCYDPERVKNFLKEAKLTDQLPLIIVCDRFDFVHDLVLYLYRNSLQKYIEIYVQKVNPSRLPVVIGGLLDVDCAEDVIKNLIMVVRGQFSTDELVAEVEKRNRLKLLLPWLEARIHEGCEEPATHNALAKIYIDSNNNPERFLRENPYYDSRVVGKYCEKRDPHLACVAYERGQCDQELIHVCNENSLFKSLSRYLVRRKNPELWASVLLETNNYRRPLIDQVVQTALSETQDPEEVSVTVKAFMTADLPNELIELLEKIVLDNSVFSEHRNLQNLLILTAIKADRTRVMEYINRLDNYDAPDIANIAISNELFEEAFAIFRKFDVNTSAVQVLIEHIGNLDRAYEFAERCNEPPVWSQLAKAQLQKGLVKEAIDSYIKADDPSAYMEVGQAAAQSGNWEDLVKFLQMARKKARESYVETELIFALAKTNRLAELEEFINGPNNAHIQQVGDRCYDDKMYEAAKLLYNNVSNFGRLASTLVHLGEYQAAVDGARKANSTRTWKEVCFACVDGKEFRLAQMCGLHIVVHADELEELINYYQDRGYFEELITMLEAALGLERAHMGMFTELAILYSKFKPQKMREHLELFWSRVNIPKVLRAAEQAHLWGELVFLYDKYEEYDNAIITMMNHPSDAWKEGQFKDIVTKVANVELYYKAVHFYLEFKPLLLNDLLIVLSPRLDHSRAVNFFSKVKQLPLVKPYLRSVQNHNNKSVNEALNNLFIVEEDYAALRTSIDAYDNFDNISLAQGLEKHELIEFRRIAAYLFKGNNRWKQSVELCKKDKLYKDAMQYASESKDIELAEELLAWFLKEDKKECFAACLFTCYDLLRPDVVLETAWRHNIMDFSMPYFIQVMREYLSKVDAIKEKVKVESIF, encoded by the exons CTCCAGAACCTGGGAATCAACCCAGCCAACATTGGATTCAGCACTCTAACCATGGAGTCCGACAAGTTCATCTGTATAAGAGAGAAAGTGGGTGAGCAGGCCCAGGTTGTCATCATCGATATGGCTGACCCCAACAATCCCATCCGCAGGCCCATCTCAGCAGACAGCGCCATCATGAACCCTGCCAGCAAAGTTATTGCCCTTAAAG CGGCAAAGACCCTGCAGATCTTCAACATTGAGATGAAGAGCAAGATGAAGGCTCACACGATGACAGATGACGTGACCTTCTGGAAATGGATCTCCCTCAACACCGTTGCCCTGGTCACAGACAATGCAGTCTACCATTGGAGCATGGAGGGCGATTCTCAGCCAATCAAAGTGTTCGACCGTCACTCCAGCCTGGCAGGCTGCCAGATCATCAACTACCGCACTGACGCCAAACAGAAGTGGTTGCTGCTTATTGGCATTTCAGCACAG CAAAACCGTGTAGTCGGAGCCATGCAGCTGTACTCTGTGGACAGAAAGGTGTCTCAGCCCATCGAGGGGCACGCCGCTGGCTTTGCACAGTTCAAGATGGAGGGCAACACTGAAGAGTCCACCCTTTTCTGCTTTGCTGTGCGAGGACAGGCAGGAGGAAAG CTGCATATTATTGAAGTTGGGACTCCACCAACTGGGAACCAGCCGTTTCCAAAGAAAGCTGTGGACGTTTTCTTTCCTCCAGAAGCCCAGAATGACTTTCCTGTTGCCATGCAG ATCAGTTCTAAGCAAGATGTAGTCTTTCTCATCACCAAATATGGCTACATCCACCTGTATGACCTGGAGACTGGCACTTGTATCTACATGAACAGGATCAGCGGGGAAACCATTTTTGTCACCGCCCCCCATGAGCCTACCGCAGGCATCATTGGAGTCAACAGGAAAGGACAG GTGTTGTCGGTGTGCGTGGAGGAGGAAAACATCATTCCCTACATCACCAATGTGCTCCAGAATGCAGACCTGGCTCTCCGCATGGCTGTCCGCAACAACCTTGCTGGTGCTGAGGAGCTGTTTGCCCGCAAGTTCAACACCCTGTTTGCAGCGGGGAATTACTCAGAAGCTGCCAAGGTGGCGGCCAACGCACCCAAG GGTATCTTGCGGACCCCGGACACCATCCGTCGGTTCCAGAGTGTTCCGGCCCAACCAGGCCAGACATCCCCCTTGCTCCAATACTTTGGCATCTTGCTGGATCAAGGCCAACTTAATAAGTTTGAGTCTCTGGAGCTGTGCAGGCCTGTCCTCCAACAGGGTCGCAAGCAGCTTCTAGAGAAATGGTTGAAAGAAGACAAG ctgGAGTGCTCTGAGGAGCTTGGAGACCTGGTGAAGTCTGTAGACCCTACTCTTGCCCTCAGTGTCTACCTCAGAGCCAACGTCCCCAACAAGGTCATTCAGTGCTTTGCAGAGACCGGACAGTTCCAGAAGATTGTCCTTTATGCCAAGAAG GTGGGCTACACTCCAGACTGGATCTTCTTGCTCAGGAACGTAATGCGTATCAGCCCAGAGCAGGGTCTTCAGTTCTCCCAGATGCTGGTTCAGGATGAAGAGCCACTTGCTGACATTACACAg ATCGTTGATGTGTTCATGGAGTACAACCTGATACAGCAGTGCACATCCTTCCTACTAGATGCCCTGAAGAATAACCGACCCATGGAGGGGCCGCTGCAGACACGTCTGCTGGAAATGAATTTGGTGCACGCACCACAG GTTGCAGACGCCATCCTGGGCAACCAGATGTTCACTCACTATGATCGAGCTCATGTGGCACAGCTGTGTGAAAAGGCCGGTCTCCTGCAGAGGGCGCTGGAGCATTATACTGACCTGTACGATATTAAGCGCGCCGTGgtgcacacacaccttctcaatCCAGAG tGGTTGGTGAATTTCTTTGGCTCCTTGTCAGTGGAGGACTCTCTGGAGTGTCTGAGGGCCATGCTGTCTGCAAACATCCGCCAGAACCTGCAGATCTGTGTCCAGGTTGCTTCCAAATACCATGAGCAGCTCACTACGCAGTCCCTCACTGAACTCTTTGAGTCGTTCAAGAGCTTTGAAG GTTTGTTCTATTTCTTGGGTTCCATTGTGAACTTCAGCCAGGATCCAGAGGTCCACTTTAAATATATCCAGGCCGCCTGCAAGACAGGCCAGATCAAAGAGGTGGAGAGAATCTGCAGAGAGAGTAACTGCTACGACCCTGAACGTGTGAAGAACTTCCTTAAG GAAGCCAAGCTGACTGACCAGCTGCCGTTGATCATTGTGTGTGACCGCTTTGATTTTGTCCACGATCTGGTTCTGTACCTGTACCGCAACAGCCTGCAGAAATACATTGAGATCTATGTGCAGAAG GTTAACCCGAGCCGTCTGCCGGTGGTCATTGGAGGGTTACTGGATGTTGACTGTGCTGAGGATGTGATTAAGAACCTGATTATGGTGGTCAGAGGGCAGTTCTCTACAGATGAACTGGTGGCTGAAGTGGAGAAAAGAAATCG actgaagctgctgctgccttGGTTAGAGGCTCGTATTCATGAAGGTTGTGAGGAACCTGCTACCCACAATGCCCTGGCCAAGATCTACATCGACAGCAACAACAATCCTGAGCGCTTCCTGAGGGAGAACCCGTATTACGACAGCCGTGTGGTGGGCAAGTACTGCGAGAAGAGAGACCCACACCTGGCCTGTGTGGCCTATGAGAGAGGGCAGTGTGACCAGGAACTTATTCAT GTGTGCAATGAGAACTCACTGTTCAAGAGTTTGTCCCGCTACCTTGTACGTCGCAAGAACCCCGAGCTGTGGGCGAGCGTGCTGCTGGAGACCAACAACTACAGAAGACCACTCATTGACCAG GTTGTCCAGACAGCCCTGTCTGAGACCCAGGATCCTGAAGAGGTGTCCGTCACAGTCAAGGCCTTCATGACCGCTGACCTGCCCAATGAGCTTATTGAGCTTCTGGAGAAGATCGTCCTGGATAACTCTGTCTTTAGCGAGCACAG AAACCTCCAGAATCTCCTCATCCTGACAGCCATTAAAGCTGATCGGACCCGTGTTATGGAGTATATCAACCGTCTGGACAACTACGATGCCCCAGACATTGCAAACATCGCCATCAGCAATGAATTGTTTGAGGAGGCctttgctatttttagaaaattTGATGTCAACACCTCTGCTGTACAG GTTCTGATTGAGCACATCGGTAACTTGGACAGAGCTTATGAGTTTGCTGAGCGCTGCAATGAGCCACCGGTGTGGAGTCAGCTGGCAAAGGCCCAGCTTCAGAAGGGTCTGGTCAAAGAAGCTATTGACTCTTACATCAAGGCTGATGACCCCTCTGCTTACATGGAGGTGGGACAAGCTGCAGCCCAGAGCG GAAACTGGGAGGACCTGGTGAAGTTTCTGCAGATGGCCCGTAAGAAGGCGCGTGAGTCGTATGTTGAAACAGAGTTGATCTTTGCCCTGGCTAAAACCAACCGCCTGGCTGAGCTGGAGGAGTTTATCAACGGACCCAATAATGCTCACATTCAGCAA GTGGGTGACCGCTGCTATGACGACAAGATGTACGAGGCAGCAAAACTGCTTTACAACAACGTGTCCAACTTTGGCCGTCTGGCCTCCACTCTGGTCCACCTGGGAGAGTACCAGGCCGCCGTGGACGGAGCTCGCAAGGCAAACAGCACCCGCACCTGGAAGGAG GTGTGTTTTGCGTGTGTAGATGGGAAAGAGTTCCGTCTTGCCCAGATGTGTGGCCTGCATATTGTCGTCCATGCAGATGAACTGGAGGAACTCATCAACTACTACCAG GACCGCGGTTACTTTGAGGAGCTGATCACCATGCTGGAGGCCGCCCTGGGACTGGAGCGTGCTCACATGGGTATGTTCACTGAGCTGGCCATCCTCTACTCCAAATTCAAACCCCAGAAGATGAGGGAGCACCTGGAGCTCTTCTGGTCCCGCGTCAACATTCCAAAG GTTCTCAGGGCAGCAGAGCAGGCCCACCTCTGGGGGGAGCTGGTGTTCCTCTACGACAAGTATGAGGAATACGACAACGCCATCATCACCATGATGAACCACCCATCTGACGCCTGGAAGGAGGGACAGTTCAAAGACATTGTCACCAag GTGGCCAATGTGGAGCTGTACTACAAGGCGGTCCACTTTTATCTGGAGTTCAAACCTTTGTTACTGAATGACCTGCTCATCGTTCTCTCTCCAAGGCTGGACCACTCGCGCGCAGTCAACTTCTTCAGCAAG GTCAAACAGTTGCCTCTGGTTAAACCTTACCTAAGGTCCGTCCAGAATCACAACAACAAGTCAGTAAATGAAGCTCTCAACAATCTCTTCATCGTTGAGGAAGACTATGCG gCCCTTCGTACTTCCATCGATGCCTATGACAACTTTGATAACATCTCACTGGCCCAGGGCCTGGAGAAGCACGAGTTGATTGAGTTTAGGAGGATCGCAGCCTACCTGTTCAAGGGCAACAACCGCTGGAAACAGAGTGTCGAGCTCTGCAAGAAGGACAAGCTCTACAAG GATGCCATGCAGTACGCATCAGAGTCCAAAGACATCGAGCTGGCAGAGGAGCTTCTTGCCTGGTTCCTGAAGGAGGACAAGAAGGAGTGTTTTGCAGCCTGCCTATTCACCTGCTACGACCTGCTGCGGCCCGACGTGGTGCTGGAGACGGCCTGGCGACACAACATCATGGACTTCTCCATGCCATACTTCATCCAGGTCATGAGGGAGTATCTCTCTAAG GTTGATGCGATAAAGGAAAAGGTGAAAGTCGAATCCATTTTCTAA
- the LOC131969650 gene encoding clathrin heavy chain 1-like isoform X1 — translation MAQILPIRFQEHLQLQNLGINPANIGFSTLTMESDKFICIREKVGEQAQVVIIDMADPNNPIRRPISADSAIMNPASKVIALKAAKTLQIFNIEMKSKMKAHTMTDDVTFWKWISLNTVALVTDNAVYHWSMEGDSQPIKVFDRHSSLAGCQIINYRTDAKQKWLLLIGISAQQNRVVGAMQLYSVDRKVSQPIEGHAAGFAQFKMEGNTEESTLFCFAVRGQAGGKLHIIEVGTPPTGNQPFPKKAVDVFFPPEAQNDFPVAMQISSKQDVVFLITKYGYIHLYDLETGTCIYMNRISGETIFVTAPHEPTAGIIGVNRKGQVLSVCVEEENIIPYITNVLQNADLALRMAVRNNLAGAEELFARKFNTLFAAGNYSEAAKVAANAPKGILRTPDTIRRFQSVPAQPGQTSPLLQYFGILLDQGQLNKFESLELCRPVLQQGRKQLLEKWLKEDKLECSEELGDLVKSVDPTLALSVYLRANVPNKVIQCFAETGQFQKIVLYAKKVGYTPDWIFLLRNVMRISPEQGLQFSQMLVQDEEPLADITQIVDVFMEYNLIQQCTSFLLDALKNNRPMEGPLQTRLLEMNLVHAPQVADAILGNQMFTHYDRAHVAQLCEKAGLLQRALEHYTDLYDIKRAVVHTHLLNPEWLVNFFGSLSVEDSLECLRAMLSANIRQNLQICVQVASKYHEQLTTQSLTELFESFKSFEGLFYFLGSIVNFSQDPEVHFKYIQAACKTGQIKEVERICRESNCYDPERVKNFLKEAKLTDQLPLIIVCDRFDFVHDLVLYLYRNSLQKYIEIYVQKVNPSRLPVVIGGLLDVDCAEDVIKNLIMVVRGQFSTDELVAEVEKRNRLKLLLPWLEARIHEGCEEPATHNALAKIYIDSNNNPERFLRENPYYDSRVVGKYCEKRDPHLACVAYERGQCDQELIHVCNENSLFKSLSRYLVRRKNPELWASVLLETNNYRRPLIDQVVQTALSETQDPEEVSVTVKAFMTADLPNELIELLEKIVLDNSVFSEHRNLQNLLILTAIKADRTRVMEYINRLDNYDAPDIANIAISNELFEEAFAIFRKFDVNTSAVQVLIEHIGNLDRAYEFAERCNEPPVWSQLAKAQLQKGLVKEAIDSYIKADDPSAYMEVGQAAAQSGNWEDLVKFLQMARKKARESYVETELIFALAKTNRLAELEEFINGPNNAHIQQVGDRCYDDKMYEAAKLLYNNVSNFGRLASTLVHLGEYQAAVDGARKANSTRTWKEVCFACVDGKEFRLAQMCGLHIVVHADELEELINYYQDRGYFEELITMLEAALGLERAHMGMFTELAILYSKFKPQKMREHLELFWSRVNIPKVLRAAEQAHLWGELVFLYDKYEEYDNAIITMMNHPSDAWKEGQFKDIVTKVANVELYYKAVHFYLEFKPLLLNDLLIVLSPRLDHSRAVNFFSKVKQLPLVKPYLRSVQNHNNKSVNEALNNLFIVEEDYAALRTSIDAYDNFDNISLAQGLEKHELIEFRRIAAYLFKGNNRWKQSVELCKKDKLYKDAMQYASESKDIELAEELLAWFLKEDKKECFAACLFTCYDLLRPDVVLETAWRHNIMDFSMPYFIQVMREYLSKVDKLEASESLRKQEEQATESQPIVYGTPQLMLTAGPNVAVPPQQPYGYGYTAAPGYGQPPQPSFGYGM, via the exons CTCCAGAACCTGGGAATCAACCCAGCCAACATTGGATTCAGCACTCTAACCATGGAGTCCGACAAGTTCATCTGTATAAGAGAGAAAGTGGGTGAGCAGGCCCAGGTTGTCATCATCGATATGGCTGACCCCAACAATCCCATCCGCAGGCCCATCTCAGCAGACAGCGCCATCATGAACCCTGCCAGCAAAGTTATTGCCCTTAAAG CGGCAAAGACCCTGCAGATCTTCAACATTGAGATGAAGAGCAAGATGAAGGCTCACACGATGACAGATGACGTGACCTTCTGGAAATGGATCTCCCTCAACACCGTTGCCCTGGTCACAGACAATGCAGTCTACCATTGGAGCATGGAGGGCGATTCTCAGCCAATCAAAGTGTTCGACCGTCACTCCAGCCTGGCAGGCTGCCAGATCATCAACTACCGCACTGACGCCAAACAGAAGTGGTTGCTGCTTATTGGCATTTCAGCACAG CAAAACCGTGTAGTCGGAGCCATGCAGCTGTACTCTGTGGACAGAAAGGTGTCTCAGCCCATCGAGGGGCACGCCGCTGGCTTTGCACAGTTCAAGATGGAGGGCAACACTGAAGAGTCCACCCTTTTCTGCTTTGCTGTGCGAGGACAGGCAGGAGGAAAG CTGCATATTATTGAAGTTGGGACTCCACCAACTGGGAACCAGCCGTTTCCAAAGAAAGCTGTGGACGTTTTCTTTCCTCCAGAAGCCCAGAATGACTTTCCTGTTGCCATGCAG ATCAGTTCTAAGCAAGATGTAGTCTTTCTCATCACCAAATATGGCTACATCCACCTGTATGACCTGGAGACTGGCACTTGTATCTACATGAACAGGATCAGCGGGGAAACCATTTTTGTCACCGCCCCCCATGAGCCTACCGCAGGCATCATTGGAGTCAACAGGAAAGGACAG GTGTTGTCGGTGTGCGTGGAGGAGGAAAACATCATTCCCTACATCACCAATGTGCTCCAGAATGCAGACCTGGCTCTCCGCATGGCTGTCCGCAACAACCTTGCTGGTGCTGAGGAGCTGTTTGCCCGCAAGTTCAACACCCTGTTTGCAGCGGGGAATTACTCAGAAGCTGCCAAGGTGGCGGCCAACGCACCCAAG GGTATCTTGCGGACCCCGGACACCATCCGTCGGTTCCAGAGTGTTCCGGCCCAACCAGGCCAGACATCCCCCTTGCTCCAATACTTTGGCATCTTGCTGGATCAAGGCCAACTTAATAAGTTTGAGTCTCTGGAGCTGTGCAGGCCTGTCCTCCAACAGGGTCGCAAGCAGCTTCTAGAGAAATGGTTGAAAGAAGACAAG ctgGAGTGCTCTGAGGAGCTTGGAGACCTGGTGAAGTCTGTAGACCCTACTCTTGCCCTCAGTGTCTACCTCAGAGCCAACGTCCCCAACAAGGTCATTCAGTGCTTTGCAGAGACCGGACAGTTCCAGAAGATTGTCCTTTATGCCAAGAAG GTGGGCTACACTCCAGACTGGATCTTCTTGCTCAGGAACGTAATGCGTATCAGCCCAGAGCAGGGTCTTCAGTTCTCCCAGATGCTGGTTCAGGATGAAGAGCCACTTGCTGACATTACACAg ATCGTTGATGTGTTCATGGAGTACAACCTGATACAGCAGTGCACATCCTTCCTACTAGATGCCCTGAAGAATAACCGACCCATGGAGGGGCCGCTGCAGACACGTCTGCTGGAAATGAATTTGGTGCACGCACCACAG GTTGCAGACGCCATCCTGGGCAACCAGATGTTCACTCACTATGATCGAGCTCATGTGGCACAGCTGTGTGAAAAGGCCGGTCTCCTGCAGAGGGCGCTGGAGCATTATACTGACCTGTACGATATTAAGCGCGCCGTGgtgcacacacaccttctcaatCCAGAG tGGTTGGTGAATTTCTTTGGCTCCTTGTCAGTGGAGGACTCTCTGGAGTGTCTGAGGGCCATGCTGTCTGCAAACATCCGCCAGAACCTGCAGATCTGTGTCCAGGTTGCTTCCAAATACCATGAGCAGCTCACTACGCAGTCCCTCACTGAACTCTTTGAGTCGTTCAAGAGCTTTGAAG GTTTGTTCTATTTCTTGGGTTCCATTGTGAACTTCAGCCAGGATCCAGAGGTCCACTTTAAATATATCCAGGCCGCCTGCAAGACAGGCCAGATCAAAGAGGTGGAGAGAATCTGCAGAGAGAGTAACTGCTACGACCCTGAACGTGTGAAGAACTTCCTTAAG GAAGCCAAGCTGACTGACCAGCTGCCGTTGATCATTGTGTGTGACCGCTTTGATTTTGTCCACGATCTGGTTCTGTACCTGTACCGCAACAGCCTGCAGAAATACATTGAGATCTATGTGCAGAAG GTTAACCCGAGCCGTCTGCCGGTGGTCATTGGAGGGTTACTGGATGTTGACTGTGCTGAGGATGTGATTAAGAACCTGATTATGGTGGTCAGAGGGCAGTTCTCTACAGATGAACTGGTGGCTGAAGTGGAGAAAAGAAATCG actgaagctgctgctgccttGGTTAGAGGCTCGTATTCATGAAGGTTGTGAGGAACCTGCTACCCACAATGCCCTGGCCAAGATCTACATCGACAGCAACAACAATCCTGAGCGCTTCCTGAGGGAGAACCCGTATTACGACAGCCGTGTGGTGGGCAAGTACTGCGAGAAGAGAGACCCACACCTGGCCTGTGTGGCCTATGAGAGAGGGCAGTGTGACCAGGAACTTATTCAT GTGTGCAATGAGAACTCACTGTTCAAGAGTTTGTCCCGCTACCTTGTACGTCGCAAGAACCCCGAGCTGTGGGCGAGCGTGCTGCTGGAGACCAACAACTACAGAAGACCACTCATTGACCAG GTTGTCCAGACAGCCCTGTCTGAGACCCAGGATCCTGAAGAGGTGTCCGTCACAGTCAAGGCCTTCATGACCGCTGACCTGCCCAATGAGCTTATTGAGCTTCTGGAGAAGATCGTCCTGGATAACTCTGTCTTTAGCGAGCACAG AAACCTCCAGAATCTCCTCATCCTGACAGCCATTAAAGCTGATCGGACCCGTGTTATGGAGTATATCAACCGTCTGGACAACTACGATGCCCCAGACATTGCAAACATCGCCATCAGCAATGAATTGTTTGAGGAGGCctttgctatttttagaaaattTGATGTCAACACCTCTGCTGTACAG GTTCTGATTGAGCACATCGGTAACTTGGACAGAGCTTATGAGTTTGCTGAGCGCTGCAATGAGCCACCGGTGTGGAGTCAGCTGGCAAAGGCCCAGCTTCAGAAGGGTCTGGTCAAAGAAGCTATTGACTCTTACATCAAGGCTGATGACCCCTCTGCTTACATGGAGGTGGGACAAGCTGCAGCCCAGAGCG GAAACTGGGAGGACCTGGTGAAGTTTCTGCAGATGGCCCGTAAGAAGGCGCGTGAGTCGTATGTTGAAACAGAGTTGATCTTTGCCCTGGCTAAAACCAACCGCCTGGCTGAGCTGGAGGAGTTTATCAACGGACCCAATAATGCTCACATTCAGCAA GTGGGTGACCGCTGCTATGACGACAAGATGTACGAGGCAGCAAAACTGCTTTACAACAACGTGTCCAACTTTGGCCGTCTGGCCTCCACTCTGGTCCACCTGGGAGAGTACCAGGCCGCCGTGGACGGAGCTCGCAAGGCAAACAGCACCCGCACCTGGAAGGAG GTGTGTTTTGCGTGTGTAGATGGGAAAGAGTTCCGTCTTGCCCAGATGTGTGGCCTGCATATTGTCGTCCATGCAGATGAACTGGAGGAACTCATCAACTACTACCAG GACCGCGGTTACTTTGAGGAGCTGATCACCATGCTGGAGGCCGCCCTGGGACTGGAGCGTGCTCACATGGGTATGTTCACTGAGCTGGCCATCCTCTACTCCAAATTCAAACCCCAGAAGATGAGGGAGCACCTGGAGCTCTTCTGGTCCCGCGTCAACATTCCAAAG GTTCTCAGGGCAGCAGAGCAGGCCCACCTCTGGGGGGAGCTGGTGTTCCTCTACGACAAGTATGAGGAATACGACAACGCCATCATCACCATGATGAACCACCCATCTGACGCCTGGAAGGAGGGACAGTTCAAAGACATTGTCACCAag GTGGCCAATGTGGAGCTGTACTACAAGGCGGTCCACTTTTATCTGGAGTTCAAACCTTTGTTACTGAATGACCTGCTCATCGTTCTCTCTCCAAGGCTGGACCACTCGCGCGCAGTCAACTTCTTCAGCAAG GTCAAACAGTTGCCTCTGGTTAAACCTTACCTAAGGTCCGTCCAGAATCACAACAACAAGTCAGTAAATGAAGCTCTCAACAATCTCTTCATCGTTGAGGAAGACTATGCG gCCCTTCGTACTTCCATCGATGCCTATGACAACTTTGATAACATCTCACTGGCCCAGGGCCTGGAGAAGCACGAGTTGATTGAGTTTAGGAGGATCGCAGCCTACCTGTTCAAGGGCAACAACCGCTGGAAACAGAGTGTCGAGCTCTGCAAGAAGGACAAGCTCTACAAG GATGCCATGCAGTACGCATCAGAGTCCAAAGACATCGAGCTGGCAGAGGAGCTTCTTGCCTGGTTCCTGAAGGAGGACAAGAAGGAGTGTTTTGCAGCCTGCCTATTCACCTGCTACGACCTGCTGCGGCCCGACGTGGTGCTGGAGACGGCCTGGCGACACAACATCATGGACTTCTCCATGCCATACTTCATCCAGGTCATGAGGGAGTATCTCTCTAAG GTGGACAAACTCGAAGCCTCTGAGTCTCTGAGGAAACAGGAGGAGCAGGCTACTGAGTCCCAACCCATTGTTTACG GCACACCCCAGCTCATGCTGACAGCAGGGCCCAACGTGGCTGTGCCTCCTCAGCAGCCCTACGGCTACGGCTACACAGCAGCGCCCGGCTACGGCCAGCCGCCACAGCCCAGCTTTGGCTACGGCATGTGA